In the Pseudomonas sp. ADAK2 genome, one interval contains:
- the lolB gene encoding lipoprotein insertase outer membrane protein LolB — protein MFLRHVIVFSFIALLAGCAGFGARESVQGQGNPAQWNVYKQQMTALDGWQINGKIGIRAPKDSGSGTLFWLQRQDYYDIRLSGPLGRGAARLTGRPGKVSLEVANQGRYDATTPEALLEEQLGWKLPVSNLAWWVRGLPAPDSKSRLTLDADSRLANLEQDGWQVEYLSYAEKSGYWLPERIKLHGTDLDVTLVIKEWQPRKLGQ, from the coding sequence ATGTTTTTGCGCCACGTTATCGTTTTCAGCTTCATCGCCCTGCTCGCCGGTTGCGCGGGCTTCGGCGCTCGCGAGTCAGTCCAGGGCCAGGGCAACCCGGCTCAATGGAACGTGTACAAACAGCAGATGACCGCCCTCGACGGCTGGCAGATCAACGGCAAGATCGGCATTCGCGCGCCCAAGGATTCGGGGAGCGGCACGTTGTTCTGGCTGCAGCGACAGGATTACTACGACATCCGCCTCTCCGGCCCCCTGGGTCGCGGCGCTGCTCGCTTGACCGGTCGCCCGGGCAAAGTATCGCTGGAGGTCGCCAATCAGGGTCGCTACGACGCTACGACGCCAGAAGCACTGCTCGAAGAACAGCTGGGCTGGAAACTGCCGGTGTCCAATCTGGCCTGGTGGGTTCGCGGGCTCCCGGCCCCGGACAGCAAAAGTCGCCTGACTCTGGACGCCGACAGCCGCCTGGCCAATCTTGAACAGGATGGTTGGCAAGTCGAATACTTGAGTTATGCCGAAAAAAGCGGCTATTGGTTGCCCGAGCGGATCAAACTGCACGGCACCGACCTTGATGTCACGCTGGTGATCAAGGAATGGCAGCCACGCAAACTGGGGCAGTGA
- a CDS encoding tetratricopeptide repeat protein codes for MNRSSALLLAFVFLSGCQAMAPVSSDGTPPTEDSTPAPEKPKVYSSFSEETVFSLLSAELAGQRNRFDIALDNYVTQAINTQDPGISERAFRIAEYLGADQAALDTALIWARNAPDDLEAQRAAAVQLARAGRYDDSMVYMEKVLLGKGDTHFDFLALSAADTDQDTRNGLMKSFDRLLQRHPKNSQLIFGKALLMQQDGDSKGALTLLEDNPPDAGEIAPILLRARLLQTLNRGDEALPLLQKSIKKYPDDKRLRLTYARMLVEQDRMDDAKVEFSSLVQQYPEDDELRYSLALVCLEAKAWDEAKGYLEDLIARESHVDSAHLNLGRIAEERNDPQGALIEYAQVGPGNDYLPAQLRQADILMNNGKTAEAQSKLVAERDAQPDYAIQLYLIEAETLSANNQGDKAWGVLQKALLQYPDDLNLLYTRAMLAEKRNDLAQMEKDLRLIIKRDPDNAMALNALGYTLSDRTTRYEEAKALIEHAHKLNPEDPAVLDSLGWVNFRLGNLDEAERLLRQALERFPDQEVAAHLGEVLWANGKQREAKQIWGKFLKDQPDSPTLRGTIKRLTGSETL; via the coding sequence ATGAATAGATCTTCCGCGTTGCTCCTCGCTTTTGTCTTCCTCAGCGGCTGCCAGGCTATGGCGCCCGTTTCGTCGGACGGCACGCCGCCGACTGAAGACAGCACTCCGGCCCCTGAAAAGCCCAAGGTCTACAGTTCCTTCAGCGAAGAAACCGTCTTCAGTCTGTTGAGTGCCGAACTGGCTGGCCAACGCAATCGTTTCGACATTGCGCTGGACAACTACGTGACCCAGGCCATCAACACCCAGGATCCGGGCATCTCCGAGCGGGCCTTCCGCATCGCCGAATACCTGGGCGCCGATCAGGCTGCCTTGGATACCGCGCTGATCTGGGCGAGAAACGCCCCGGACGACCTCGAAGCGCAACGGGCCGCCGCCGTGCAACTGGCGCGCGCAGGGCGTTATGACGACTCCATGGTCTATATGGAAAAAGTCCTGCTGGGCAAAGGCGACACGCATTTCGACTTTCTCGCCCTGTCTGCGGCTGACACCGATCAGGACACGCGCAACGGCCTGATGAAAAGTTTTGACCGTTTGTTGCAGCGTCATCCGAAGAACAGCCAGCTGATTTTCGGCAAGGCTTTGCTGATGCAACAGGACGGCGACTCGAAAGGCGCGCTGACCCTGCTGGAAGACAATCCGCCGGACGCCGGCGAAATCGCTCCGATCCTGCTGCGCGCGCGCCTGCTGCAAACGCTCAATCGTGGCGATGAAGCCCTGCCGCTGCTGCAAAAAAGCATCAAGAAATACCCGGACGACAAACGCCTGCGCCTGACTTACGCCCGCATGCTGGTCGAACAGGACCGCATGGATGATGCCAAGGTCGAGTTCTCCAGCCTGGTTCAGCAGTACCCGGAAGACGACGAGTTGCGTTATTCGTTGGCGCTGGTGTGCCTGGAAGCCAAGGCCTGGGACGAGGCCAAGGGTTACCTGGAAGACCTGATCGCCCGGGAAAGCCATGTCGACTCGGCGCACCTGAACCTCGGCCGGATCGCTGAAGAGCGCAACGACCCGCAAGGCGCACTGATCGAATACGCCCAGGTCGGCCCCGGCAACGATTACCTGCCGGCGCAATTGCGCCAGGCCGATATCCTGATGAACAACGGCAAGACCGCCGAGGCCCAGAGCAAACTGGTGGCCGAGCGCGACGCCCAACCTGACTACGCGATTCAGTTGTACCTGATCGAAGCCGAGACCCTGTCGGCCAACAACCAGGGCGACAAGGCCTGGGGTGTCCTGCAGAAAGCCTTGCTGCAATACCCGGACGATCTGAACCTGCTCTACACCCGGGCCATGCTCGCGGAAAAACGCAATGACCTGGCGCAGATGGAAAAAGACCTGCGCCTGATCATCAAGCGCGACCCGGACAATGCCATGGCGCTGAATGCCCTCGGCTATACCCTGTCCGACCGCACCACCCGTTATGAAGAAGCCAAGGCCCTGATCGAACACGCGCACAAGCTCAATCCGGAAGACCCGGCGGTCCTCGACAGCCTCGGCTGGGTGAATTTCCGCCTGGGCAATCTCGATGAAGCCGAGCGCTTGCTGCGCCAGGCCCTGGAGCGTTTCCCCGATCAGGAAGTCGCCGCTCACCTGGGCGAAGTCCTGTGGGCCAACGGCAAACAACGGGAAGCCAAGCAAATCTGGGGCAAGTTCCTCAAGGACCAACCCGACAGCCCTACCCTGCGCGGCACCATCAAGCGCCTGACCGGATCAGAGACTCTTTAA
- the hemA gene encoding glutamyl-tRNA reductase: protein MAFLALGINHKTASVDVRERVAFTPEQLVEALQQLCRLTDSREAAILSTCNRSELYIEQDHLSADIILRWLADYHHLSLEELRASAYVHEDDAAVRHMMRVASGLDSLVLGEPQILGQMKSAYAVAREAGTIGPLLGRLFQATFNAAKQVRTDTAIGENPVSVAFAAVSLAKQIFSDLQRSQALLIGAGETITLVARHLHELGVKRIVVANRTLERASILAEQFGAHAVLLSDIPAELVRSDIVISSTASQLPILGKGAVESALKLRKHKPIFMVDIAVPRDIEPEVGELDDVYLYSVDDLHEVVAENLKSRQGAAQAAEEMVAIGADDFMVRLRELAAVDVLKAYRQQSERMRDEELLKAQRMLANGSSAEDVLVQLARGLTNKLLHAPSVQLKKLTAEGRLDALAMAQELFALGEGSSDSSDKKPQ, encoded by the coding sequence ATGGCCTTTCTTGCACTCGGTATTAACCACAAGACTGCTTCAGTAGACGTCCGCGAGCGCGTGGCCTTTACCCCTGAGCAGTTGGTGGAGGCCTTGCAACAGCTCTGCCGACTCACCGACAGCCGCGAAGCTGCGATCCTTTCCACCTGCAATCGCAGTGAGCTTTATATAGAGCAGGACCACCTTTCGGCGGACATCATCCTGCGCTGGCTGGCCGATTATCATCATTTGAGCCTCGAAGAGCTGCGCGCGAGCGCTTATGTGCACGAAGATGATGCGGCAGTTCGTCACATGATGCGCGTCGCCTCCGGGCTCGATTCGCTGGTGTTGGGCGAACCGCAGATTCTCGGCCAGATGAAGTCGGCCTACGCCGTGGCGCGTGAGGCCGGCACCATCGGTCCGCTGCTGGGTCGGTTGTTCCAGGCGACGTTCAACGCGGCCAAGCAGGTGCGCACCGACACCGCCATCGGCGAAAACCCGGTGTCCGTGGCGTTTGCCGCCGTCAGCCTGGCCAAGCAGATTTTCAGTGACTTGCAACGCAGCCAGGCCTTGCTGATCGGCGCCGGCGAGACCATCACCCTGGTCGCCCGCCATCTGCATGAGTTGGGTGTAAAGCGTATCGTCGTCGCCAACCGCACCCTGGAGCGCGCGAGCATCCTCGCCGAACAGTTCGGCGCCCACGCGGTATTACTGTCGGACATCCCGGCCGAACTGGTGCGCAGCGACATCGTCATCAGCTCCACCGCCAGCCAATTGCCGATCCTCGGTAAAGGCGCGGTGGAAAGTGCCCTGAAGTTGCGCAAGCACAAACCTATCTTCATGGTCGACATCGCCGTCCCGCGGGACATCGAGCCTGAAGTCGGCGAGCTGGACGACGTCTACCTTTATAGCGTCGACGATCTCCACGAAGTGGTCGCCGAAAACCTCAAGAGTCGCCAAGGCGCTGCCCAGGCGGCGGAAGAGATGGTGGCGATCGGCGCCGACGATTTCATGGTGCGCCTGCGCGAACTGGCGGCGGTGGATGTGCTCAAGGCCTATCGTCAGCAAAGCGAACGCATGCGTGACGAAGAATTGCTCAAGGCTCAGCGTATGCTGGCCAACGGCAGCAGCGCCGAAGACGTGCTGGTGCAACTGGCGCGCGGCCTGACTAACAAATTGCTGCACGCCCCTAGCGTGCAGTTGAAAAAGTTGACTGCCGAAGGCCGCCTCGATGCGCTGGCCATGGCCCAGGAACTCTTTGCCCTCGGTGAGGGCTCGTCGGATAGCTCGGATAAAAAACCGCAATGA
- the prfA gene encoding peptide chain release factor 1, which yields MKASLLNKLDILQDRFEELTALLGDGEVISDQTKFRAYSKEYAEVEPIVETYKQLLKVQGDLEGAQALLKDSDPDMREMAVEEVREAKEQLIEIEGRLQRMLLPKDPNDGRNVFLEIRAGTGGDEAAIFSGDLFRMYSRYAERRGWRVEILSENIGEHGGFKEVIARVEGDSVYGKLKFESGAHRVQRVPATESQGRIHTSACTVAVLPEPDEQEAIEINPSDLRVDTYKSSGAGGQHVNKTDSAIRITHLPTGIVVECQEERSQHKNRARAMSWLSAKLNDQQTTAAANAIASERKLLVGSGDRSERIRTYNFAQGRVTDHRVNLTLYSLDEILAGGVDAVIEPLLAEYQADQLAAIGE from the coding sequence ATGAAAGCGTCACTGCTCAATAAGCTGGACATCCTCCAGGACCGTTTCGAGGAATTGACCGCTCTGCTTGGCGATGGCGAAGTCATTTCCGACCAGACCAAATTCCGCGCCTATTCCAAGGAATACGCGGAAGTCGAACCGATCGTTGAAACCTATAAACAGCTGCTCAAAGTGCAAGGCGACCTCGAAGGCGCCCAGGCACTGCTCAAGGACAGCGACCCGGACATGCGCGAAATGGCCGTGGAAGAAGTGCGCGAAGCCAAAGAGCAGCTGATCGAAATCGAAGGCCGGTTGCAACGCATGTTGCTGCCCAAGGATCCGAACGACGGACGCAACGTGTTCCTCGAAATCCGTGCCGGCACCGGCGGCGACGAGGCGGCGATTTTCTCTGGCGACCTGTTTCGCATGTATTCGCGTTACGCCGAGCGCCGTGGCTGGCGGGTGGAAATCCTCTCGGAGAACATCGGCGAGCACGGCGGCTTTAAAGAAGTCATCGCTCGGGTCGAAGGCGACAGTGTCTACGGCAAGCTGAAGTTCGAATCCGGCGCGCACCGTGTGCAACGGGTGCCGGCCACCGAATCCCAGGGCCGCATCCACACCTCGGCGTGCACGGTGGCCGTGTTGCCCGAGCCGGACGAGCAGGAAGCCATCGAGATCAACCCATCCGACTTGCGCGTCGACACCTACAAGTCCTCCGGGGCCGGCGGCCAGCACGTCAACAAGACCGACTCGGCGATCCGCATCACGCACTTGCCGACCGGTATTGTCGTCGAGTGCCAGGAAGAGCGTTCCCAGCACAAGAACCGCGCCCGGGCGATGTCCTGGCTGTCGGCCAAGCTCAATGACCAGCAGACCACTGCCGCGGCGAATGCCATCGCCAGCGAGCGTAAACTGCTGGTGGGTTCAGGTGATCGCTCCGAGCGCATCCGCACCTACAACTTTGCCCAGGGCCGGGTCACCGACCACCGGGTCAACCTGACGCTGTATTCCCTCGACGAAATCCTCGCCGGGGGCGTCGATGCCGTGATCGAGCCGTTGTTGGCCGAATACCAGGCCGACCAATTGGCGGCGATAGGTGAGTAA
- the prmC gene encoding peptide chain release factor N(5)-glutamine methyltransferase — protein MTIIASLLRAADLPDSPTARLDAELLLAAALGKSRSFLHTWPERIVPSEAALTFASYLQRRRGGEPVAYILGQQGFWKLDLEVAPHTLIPRPDTELLVETALELLPATPAKVLDLGTGSGAIALALASERPAWKVTAVDRVIEAVALAERNRQRLHLNNATVLSSHWFSALEGQRFQLIISNPPYIASADPHLVEGDVRFEPASALVAGVDGLDDLRLIVAQAPDYLEAGGWLMLEHGYDQANAVRDLLLTRGFEQVHSRTDLGGHERISLGRLPC, from the coding sequence ATGACGATCATTGCCAGTTTGTTGCGTGCTGCCGATCTACCCGACTCGCCGACGGCGCGCCTGGATGCCGAGTTGTTGCTGGCCGCTGCCTTGGGCAAGTCCCGCAGCTTCCTGCACACCTGGCCCGAGCGCATCGTGCCGAGCGAAGCGGCGTTGACCTTTGCCAGCTACCTGCAACGGCGTCGCGGTGGTGAGCCGGTGGCCTACATCCTCGGCCAGCAAGGTTTCTGGAAGCTTGACCTGGAAGTCGCACCGCACACGCTGATTCCGCGACCGGACACCGAGTTGCTGGTGGAAACCGCACTGGAATTGCTGCCTGCCACACCCGCCAAGGTCCTCGACCTCGGCACCGGCAGCGGCGCGATTGCGTTGGCCCTGGCCAGTGAGCGTCCGGCGTGGAAAGTCACCGCGGTGGACCGCGTGATCGAAGCCGTGGCATTGGCCGAACGCAATCGCCAGCGTCTGCACCTGAACAACGCCACTGTGCTGAGCAGCCATTGGTTCAGCGCCCTGGAAGGCCAGCGTTTTCAACTGATCATCAGCAACCCGCCGTACATCGCGTCCGCCGATCCGCATCTGGTGGAAGGTGATGTGCGTTTCGAGCCGGCCAGTGCCTTGGTCGCCGGTGTCGATGGGCTCGACGACCTGCGTTTGATCGTCGCCCAGGCGCCGGATTACCTTGAAGCCGGTGGCTGGTTGATGCTGGAACACGGTTACGATCAAGCCAACGCGGTGCGCGATTTGCTGCTGACCCGTGGTTTTGAACAAGTCCACAGTCGCACCGACCTGGGCGGTCACGAACGCATCAGCCTGGGGCGCCTGCCGTGCTGA
- a CDS encoding molybdopterin-synthase adenylyltransferase MoeB — MLNDQELLRYSRQILLQHVDIDGQLRLKQSRVLIVGLGGLGSPVALYLAAAGVGELHLADFDTVDLTNLQRQIIHDTDSVGVSKVDSAIRRLSAINPEIQLVAHRAALDEDSLAAAVAAVDLVLDCSDNFSTREAVNAACVVAGKPLVSGAAIRLEGQLSVFDPRRPESPCYHCLYGHGSEAELTCSEAGVIGPLVGLVGSLQALEALKLLAGFGEPLVGRLLLIDALGTRFRELRVKRDPGCSVCGTARA, encoded by the coding sequence GTGCTGAATGATCAGGAATTGTTGCGCTACAGCCGACAGATTCTGTTGCAGCACGTCGACATCGACGGTCAATTGCGGCTCAAACAAAGCCGTGTACTGATCGTCGGCCTCGGCGGCCTCGGTTCGCCGGTGGCGCTGTACCTGGCGGCGGCCGGTGTGGGTGAGCTGCATCTGGCGGACTTCGACACGGTCGACCTGACCAACCTGCAACGCCAGATCATTCACGACACCGACAGCGTCGGCGTGAGCAAGGTCGATTCGGCGATTCGCCGTTTGAGCGCGATCAATCCCGAGATTCAACTGGTCGCCCATCGTGCGGCGCTGGACGAGGATTCCCTGGCTGCTGCGGTGGCCGCGGTGGATCTGGTGCTGGACTGCTCCGACAATTTCTCCACTCGTGAAGCGGTCAACGCCGCGTGTGTGGTGGCTGGCAAACCGCTGGTCAGCGGCGCGGCAATTCGCCTGGAAGGGCAGTTGTCGGTGTTTGACCCGCGTCGTCCGGAAAGCCCGTGCTACCACTGTTTGTACGGGCACGGCAGCGAAGCCGAACTGACGTGCAGCGAAGCCGGGGTGATCGGCCCGCTGGTGGGCCTGGTCGGCAGCCTGCAAGCCCTCGAAGCCCTGAAGTTGCTGGCCGGTTTCGGCGAGCCGCTGGTGGGGCGCTTGCTGTTGATCGATGCCTTGGGCACGCGCTTCCGTGAATTGCGGGTCAAGCGTGATCCGGGTTGCAGCGTCTGTGGTACTGCTCGTGCGTGA
- the murI gene encoding glutamate racemase has translation MREAPIGVFDSGVGGLSVLAEIQRLLPNESLMYVADCGNIPYGEKTPEFIQQRCSVIADFFQQQGAKALVLACNTATVAGVANLRRDYPEWPIVGMEPAVKPAAAATRSGVVGVLATTGTLQSAKFAALLDRFATDVRVITQPCPGLVELIESGDLHSATLRQLLHGYVAPLLAAGADTIILGCTHYPFLKPLLRQMIPEDISLIDTGAAVARQLQRLLAERELLAHGPVRAAQFWTSADPEHFRNILPVLWNSAGIVQSFKY, from the coding sequence GTGCGTGAGGCGCCGATCGGCGTGTTCGACTCCGGCGTCGGTGGGCTCTCGGTGCTGGCCGAGATCCAGCGTCTGCTGCCCAACGAGTCGCTGATGTACGTCGCCGATTGCGGGAATATCCCCTACGGCGAGAAAACCCCGGAATTCATCCAGCAACGTTGCAGTGTCATCGCCGATTTTTTCCAGCAGCAGGGCGCCAAAGCCCTGGTCCTGGCGTGCAACACCGCCACCGTCGCCGGCGTGGCCAATCTGCGCCGCGATTATCCCGAATGGCCCATCGTCGGCATGGAGCCGGCGGTCAAACCGGCCGCCGCTGCTACGCGCAGTGGCGTCGTCGGCGTCCTCGCCACCACCGGCACCTTGCAGAGCGCCAAGTTCGCCGCGTTGCTCGACCGCTTTGCCACGGATGTGCGGGTGATCACCCAGCCTTGTCCCGGGCTGGTGGAGCTGATTGAAAGCGGCGATCTGCACAGCGCGACCCTGCGCCAGCTGCTCCACGGCTATGTCGCGCCGCTGCTGGCCGCAGGTGCCGATACGATAATCCTCGGCTGCACGCATTACCCCTTTCTAAAGCCGTTGCTTAGGCAGATGATCCCAGAGGATATCAGCCTGATCGACACGGGCGCCGCGGTGGCGCGACAACTGCAACGTCTGTTGGCCGAGCGTGAATTGCTCGCCCATGGACCTGTTCGCGCCGCGCAATTCTGGACGAGTGCCGATCCGGAACATTTCAGAAATATCCTGCCGGTATTGTGGAATTCGGCTGGCATTGTGCAAAGCTTCAAGTACTAG
- a CDS encoding acyloxyacyl hydrolase translates to MKRLFCLAAIAAALMGQSLTAQAAGVEFGVGQTSDSTMTYRLGMQFDWDKSWLQSDVGRLTGYWSGAYTYWEGDKTSSNNSLSFSPVFVYEFAGQTVKPYIEAGIGVALFSHTELEDNKLGSAFQFEDRFGFGLRFAGGHEVGIRATHYSNAGLSSDNDGVESYALHYTMPL, encoded by the coding sequence ATGAAGCGACTATTCTGTTTGGCCGCGATTGCGGCCGCATTGATGGGGCAAAGTTTGACCGCACAGGCGGCTGGCGTGGAGTTCGGGGTCGGTCAGACCAGCGATTCGACCATGACCTACCGGTTGGGCATGCAATTCGATTGGGACAAGAGCTGGCTGCAAAGTGACGTCGGTCGATTGACCGGTTACTGGAGTGGCGCCTACACCTATTGGGAAGGCGACAAGACCTCGAGTAATAACAGCCTGTCGTTCTCGCCGGTGTTTGTTTACGAGTTTGCCGGCCAGACCGTCAAACCTTACATAGAGGCGGGGATTGGTGTGGCGCTGTTTTCCCATACCGAACTTGAAGACAACAAACTGGGCAGCGCTTTTCAATTCGAAGACCGCTTCGGGTTTGGTCTGCGCTTTGCCGGCGGGCATGAAGTCGGGATTCGTGCGACGCACTATTCCAATGCCGGTTTGAGCAGTGACAACGACGGCGTGGAAAGCTACGCGCTGCATTACACGATGCCGTTGTAA
- a CDS encoding YkgJ family cysteine cluster protein encodes MKTIPHTQIADPAVTCSTCSACCCQLEVMLITETGVPERFIDTDDWGGEVMLRLDDGWCAALDRNTMMCTIYEKRPLICREFETGSPECIEERQGIVSVYR; translated from the coding sequence ATGAAAACCATACCCCACACGCAAATCGCCGATCCGGCGGTCACTTGCTCGACCTGCTCGGCCTGCTGCTGCCAGCTCGAAGTCATGCTGATCACCGAAACGGGCGTGCCCGAACGATTCATCGATACCGATGACTGGGGCGGGGAAGTCATGTTGCGTCTGGATGACGGCTGGTGCGCGGCGCTGGATCGCAACACGATGATGTGCACCATCTACGAAAAGCGTCCGCTGATTTGTCGGGAGTTCGAGACGGGCTCGCCGGAATGCATCGAAGAGCGGCAGGGGATTGTGTCGGTTTACCGGTAA
- a CDS encoding DUF2878 domain-containing protein, with translation MLERLANATLFQLGWFACVVGGNSLWLLVALAALVIHLLWISRWADEGRLILSVVLLGTTVDSSLRWLGVFDFTDVAPLIPLWLMLLWALLATTLRHCLMWSANPWWLASLLGAVGGPLSYYAGSRLAGVHFPYGQLPTLLGIGLLWALLFPTLHFMAQRLAAEHHD, from the coding sequence ATGCTTGAACGCCTGGCCAACGCTACGCTGTTTCAACTCGGCTGGTTCGCCTGCGTGGTGGGCGGCAACAGTCTGTGGCTGTTGGTGGCGTTGGCGGCGCTGGTGATTCATCTGCTGTGGATAAGTCGTTGGGCCGATGAAGGTCGGCTGATCCTCAGCGTGGTGTTGCTGGGCACCACGGTAGACAGTTCATTGCGCTGGCTGGGCGTGTTCGATTTCACCGACGTCGCACCGTTGATTCCGCTGTGGCTGATGCTGTTGTGGGCGCTACTGGCGACCACCTTGCGTCACTGCCTGATGTGGAGCGCCAACCCCTGGTGGTTGGCCAGCCTGTTGGGCGCGGTCGGCGGACCGCTGTCGTATTACGCCGGCAGCCGACTGGCCGGGGTGCATTTTCCCTACGGCCAACTGCCCACGTTGCTGGGCATCGGACTGCTCTGGGCGCTGCTGTTTCCTACGCTGCACTTCATGGCCCAGCGACTGGCGGCGGAACACCACGACTGA
- a CDS encoding SAM-dependent methyltransferase — translation MKSSSVTAKANLLSTNGWSGSLLRRGVLRQLTHLKHGQLVVIEDGERQVFGTAGGHLLGEIHVLDAAVWGLVASNGSIGAGEAFIHGYWTSPDLTAVVRVFVSNLEVLDALEGGMAKLGRPFVQGLHWLNRNTRKGSQKNIAAHYDLGNDLFEQFLDPTMMYSAAQFLSPDDTLEQAQLNKLERICQKLDLKPSDHLLEIGTGWGSMALYAAQHYGCKVTTTTLSKEQYAFTAQRIEALGLQDQVTLLLSDYRDLTGQYDKLVSIEMIEAVGHRFLPTYFKQCAHLLKSNGLMLLQAITIREQRYEQAKTSVDFIQRYIFPGGALPCVQKMLEIVSRDTDMNLLHMEDFGLHYARTLRLWHENFRRAHGRLSELGYDDSFLRLWEFYLCYCEGGFLERTIGTAQLLLAKPAAMPAPLLGRFDA, via the coding sequence ATGAAATCCTCTAGCGTTACGGCCAAAGCCAACCTGCTCAGCACCAACGGCTGGTCCGGCTCGCTGCTGCGCCGCGGCGTCTTGCGGCAACTGACGCACCTCAAACACGGGCAATTGGTGGTAATCGAGGATGGCGAACGGCAGGTCTTCGGCACGGCCGGCGGCCATCTACTGGGTGAGATTCATGTCCTTGATGCGGCGGTCTGGGGGCTGGTGGCGAGCAACGGTTCGATTGGTGCCGGCGAAGCATTCATCCACGGCTATTGGACCTCGCCAGACCTGACGGCAGTGGTCCGGGTGTTCGTCAGCAACCTTGAAGTGCTGGATGCACTGGAAGGTGGAATGGCCAAACTCGGCCGGCCGTTCGTGCAGGGCCTGCACTGGCTCAATCGCAATACGCGCAAGGGCTCGCAGAAGAATATCGCGGCTCATTACGACCTGGGCAATGACCTGTTCGAACAGTTTCTCGACCCGACGATGATGTATTCGGCGGCGCAATTTCTCAGCCCCGACGACACCCTGGAACAGGCGCAGCTGAACAAACTCGAACGGATTTGCCAGAAACTCGACCTCAAACCAAGCGATCACCTGCTGGAAATCGGCACCGGTTGGGGCAGCATGGCGCTCTACGCCGCGCAACATTACGGCTGCAAAGTCACCACCACCACGCTCTCAAAAGAGCAGTACGCCTTCACTGCACAACGGATCGAAGCCCTGGGTTTGCAAGATCAGGTGACGTTGCTGCTGTCGGATTACCGCGACCTCACCGGTCAGTACGACAAACTGGTTTCCATCGAGATGATCGAAGCGGTCGGCCATCGCTTCCTGCCGACCTATTTCAAGCAATGCGCACACCTGCTCAAAAGCAACGGCTTGATGCTGTTGCAGGCAATCACCATCCGCGAACAGCGCTACGAACAGGCCAAGACCAGTGTCGACTTTATCCAGCGCTACATCTTCCCCGGCGGTGCCTTGCCCTGTGTGCAGAAAATGCTGGAGATCGTCAGCCGCGACACTGACATGAACCTGCTGCACATGGAGGATTTCGGCCTGCACTACGCCCGGACCCTGCGCCTGTGGCATGAGAATTTTCGCCGCGCCCACGGTCGCTTGAGCGAATTGGGCTACGACGATTCATTCCTGCGGTTGTGGGAGTTTTACCTGTGCTACTGCGAGGGCGGCTTTCTGGAACGCACCATCGGCACCGCGCAATTGCTGCTCGCCAAGCCGGCGGCGATGCCGGCGCCCCTGCTCGGCCGATTCGATGCTTGA
- a CDS encoding DUF1365 domain-containing protein: protein MNSALYSGWIAHRRFAPRAHEFRYRIGLLYLDLDEQQAVLGLSPLSGNSRFAPFSFRESDYLKAFTGTGLRLIDAVRQQVSQVIGHEPQGSICLLTQARSWGLAFNPVSFFYCHEADGQLAAILCEVTNTPWRERYHYVLPAKSAEARQGQHQHFAVAKAFHVSPFLPRDLEYRMSFSPAAHKLGVHMADWQGELKLFDATLNLQRESLDRHSLHRYLRRFPWMTAKTCLAIYWQAVRLLLKRTPIFAHQAADGSFQTAIDVPQDRRHEIL, encoded by the coding sequence GTGAACAGCGCCCTCTACAGCGGCTGGATCGCCCATCGGCGGTTTGCTCCGAGAGCCCATGAATTCCGCTACCGGATCGGCCTGCTGTACCTGGACCTCGACGAACAGCAAGCCGTGCTCGGTTTGTCACCGTTGTCGGGCAACAGCCGCTTCGCACCCTTTTCGTTTCGCGAAAGCGACTACCTGAAAGCCTTCACCGGCACCGGCCTGCGTTTAATCGACGCGGTGCGCCAGCAGGTCAGCCAGGTGATCGGCCATGAGCCCCAAGGCTCGATCTGCCTGCTGACCCAGGCCCGCAGTTGGGGCCTGGCGTTCAACCCGGTGAGTTTTTTCTATTGCCACGAAGCCGATGGCCAACTGGCGGCGATTCTCTGCGAAGTTACCAACACCCCGTGGCGCGAGCGTTATCACTACGTGTTGCCGGCCAAATCGGCCGAGGCGCGGCAAGGCCAACATCAGCATTTCGCCGTGGCCAAGGCGTTTCACGTGTCGCCGTTTCTGCCGCGGGACCTGGAATACCGCATGAGCTTCAGCCCCGCCGCGCACAAGCTGGGCGTGCACATGGCGGACTGGCAAGGCGAACTGAAACTGTTCGACGCCACGCTCAACCTGCAACGTGAATCGCTGGACCGCCACAGCCTGCACCGTTACTTGCGACGCTTCCCCTGGATGACCGCAAAAACCTGCCTGGCGATCTATTGGCAGGCCGTGCGACTGCTGCTCAAGCGCACACCCATTTTTGCTCATCAGGCTGCCGATGGCAGCTTCCAGACCGCCATCGATGTCCCTCAGGATCGCCGCCATGAAATCCTCTAG